AAATCCCAATTACCATATTTGAAATAATCCCGAATCAATAAAATTAAAAACAGAGATAAAAAGTGGAAGATATAGATATATTTTCTGACAAAATCCATTGTTTCACCCCATTATGTATTTTTAATATTGAAAGCGTTTCAAACGCTTCAACAAACTAATGAACAAAACGAAAATAGAGCGATTATAATATCGCTCCAAAAAACTCATAAAATCCCATGTCCATCGGAATAGCCCAAATATAAAATCCAAGTAGGGCAATCGGGCCAAGTAATAATTTATAAAGCTTAGTTGGTAAAACCTTTCTAAGTGAGACTCTATAAATTTCCAGACAAACCACTATTACAAAAGGTAGTAATAATATAGGTGGAATGAAACAAAGTAGCCTTCCAATAAGGTATAAACCCGGAAATATGTCCAAAAACATATTCGTTGAATCACCTCTTTATGTATTTTTTAAATGATAACATAAAAAAAGCTGCAGCGTCGTCACACGTTACAGCTCGAATTGGTTTAAGCTCCTTTGAGGTTCTCAAAAGTATTATATCACACTGTAGGAATGGCAAACCTATGACAAACTATCAATCTATAGCAGGCCAGGCAACTAACTGAACATAATGATATGTTCTACATCATCATTCAAACGATAAAAGACTTCAAATGGATGCATAACGAGTTCTCAAAAGGGCACAGCTTACCTATCCAAAATAGAGTATAGCACAATATGGAGTAGAGACAGAATTGCAAAAGGATTCCAAGGACAAAAGTATATAACGGTTACTGAACCTACACTATAAGAGAAAATCCCAAATAGCTTAGTAAGTTTTCTTGATCGCCAGTAAAACTTTCTTCTTGTTAATCTGCAATGAAAATTTTGTAAAGAAAAAGGTGTCTCATATAAATGAAGACACCCAATGATAAATTAATCCCAAATGTTAGGGAGTGTAACTTTTGCAGTTCGTAAATAATCGAGTAATTGACCTGTATGAACTGATTCATGATAGGCAATTCTCAGCAACATATCACCTAGGTCTCTTATATACCCAACATCTGAACGGTCAATTTTAATAGTTTTTAGATCTTCATCTGAAAATGATTTTATAGTTTCTATAAATTGATCTCTAAACGGTCCTGCAAAAATTAATTCATCCTCAACAGTGTTGAATGGTAGTTTTTCAAATGGAGATTCAAATACAGGAATACTGCCTTTATTTTTAATAGCCTGATGATAATAATATTCACTTTCTAGAACATGTCTAACCATTTCAATACAAGACATAGCTTTATCATCTGGTCGCCAATTTAATTTATCTTGTGGGATTGACATCCAAAGCTTAATACTACGTCTTCGCACTTCGTTGAAATTTAAATGGATTAAATCGATTGCGTTCATTATTTGCCCTCCACTAGTTAGTATATTTAAAATTATATACGAATGTATGTTTGTTAGAAAGTCGTTTTTTTATAATCTACTAAATAATATGTGGAGGATTACAGCGATAGCGGGTGCGATAAGTAATGCTATTCCGAAGTAAGTAATGTATTTCCAATTAAAATCATTACTAAAAGGGCCTAATCAGAGTAATCAAATGTAGTGATAAAAAAATTTCTTCTTTTTTGGGGATTGTATTTTTATATGGCATTACACTTTAAATCAGTTGAATAGGCGTTTGACATTTATAACTGCGATAAAAAGCTGCAATGATCGCCAACACCACACTTTTTAAGTAAATAAAATTGGAGAGATATCAAGTCTTTGTTTAGTAACTAGAGAGACCCACTTCCTTAATGGTTTAATTGAAAATTTGAACCGAAATCAGATAAATTTAGATGTCCAGTTATGCAATCTTCTTTAAAGCTTCTATTGTAAAACTTATTTTGCATTAAGGATAGCCTTAGAAAATTTTATTAATAGATATTAAAAAAGCCGTGGCGGTCAACTAACGCCACAGCCTATATAAAGTGCGTGCGATACACTTAATAATAATGTGTGCAAATTAAGGTTACTTATACATTAAATAAAGTCTTCAAGTTATAGCTAAGATTAGAATGTGTGGGTAGCTTAATTTAAAAAACAATTTCGGGGGATAAATTCAAATTGAAAAATAGTATTGAAAAATCTCTAGTTAAGACTTGGGAAACGGTTTGCCAATTAAATATGAATTATTTTTCTGGATATTCTACATGTAATGATGCTGGTACAAGCCGACTTTTACTTTTTTTAGATTACGGTTTCAAGTTTGAATTCAAGCTTTCAATAATAAAATGTGAATGAAAACATTGGGGAAGTAACTAAGTACAAGTTAGAGGTAGGTAATGCCTAACTAAGGATGGGTTTTTAATATGTAAAGCTAGGATAGCATAGTAGCAATTATTTAGAGGATGTATACGTCCGCTATCCCAAAATCATTATATTGCAAGTAAAACAGGTATCCTTTGAAATAAATCGTTTGTATAAAAGGTTAATTTTTTATAAGCAGATTGTTCCGGTTTTTATACCAGTAGGACCGTTAAATCCAGGAATTGTATCGATAACTGTATTTGTAGCTATATCTATAACAGACCCAGTATTATCTGCCTAATTTGTGACATATGCAAGTGTTCCATCCTGTAAAATGGTTACTTGGTCAGGGGATGAGCCTACAGGGATTGTAGTATTCACCGTATTAGTAGCTGTATTAATGACAGATACAGTATTACGGAATTATTCAGGAATCGCACTTGGAGGATTTTCAGAATGGTACAATGACCACTGACCGTTTAATGGGCTTGTATATTACGATTCAACAAAGACGTGGTAAATAAAATGGTAACAGTAGTCTCTTTGTTTGCATAAAATAGGAGCATGTATGCAGAACAAGGAGGATATGTTTATGGTAATGCCTTCATATAATCAAAGAATTTCTCCGCAACAAGCAATGCAGATTGCCGTGCAAAGAGTACCTGGACAAATCATACATTATGGAATGGATATGGAAAACGGTACTTTAGTATATGAAATATTTATTCTGACATCTCAAAATAAGATTTACGAAGTAGAAGTAAACGCAAAGACAGGTGTAATTCGTAAAATTGAAGAGGAGAATGATTCCGATTAAAATATCTTTATTAACAAAAATCCCAGGTACTCAAAATTTTTGAGCCTGGGATTTTTTTACTCTACAATTGTTTCTTCAAATGTTTTTCTACCAGGATTTATTTTATTTACGTAAACATTTATTTTGCTTATTGACTCTTTAGTTAAGGGTATTTTCCCGTCGTTCTCTATTTTCTTCCATACTTTTACTTTGTCTCTATACAGGTATTCGGATAAACGGTAAATATCAACGTTTAATTTCAATCCCTCTTCATATGTTGTCTTTATTTCTTCTTTAACTTTCTTAATAATACCTTTTCTTATCTCATCTGAAGTTACTTTAGTTTTAAAACCATTGAGTGTAGCGTTGAATTTAATATCTATTTCAAATGTCACCTGATTGTTTTTAACAATTGGTTTAACATCAAGATCTATTTTTTCTAAATCTAACGTTAAGTAATCTCTTTCGCTATCGTCCACTTGAATGGTTATGTCCCCTCTATTCTTTTTGGTCAGCATCCATTGGGTTCCTCTTGCAGTGTTACCTTTCATCGTTCCTTTAAATCCATCTTTTGAAAGGATGCAGTTACCATTTACGGAAGTTTCCTTTGCGGGCTTCTCATTTTTCGACTCCCAACTTTCGTTGATTGAGACTAATGACAAAGCCACTTCATGACTGGGTTCATTTAATCCAATAATTAAACTTCTTAAATCGACAGGCTCAATAAATGTTTCTAAAGCTTTTGTATTTAATGGACTACTTAGTTTTGAACTTGTAAGTGGCTTATTTACTAACGGTGTTATCAGAAGAATCTCTTCTAATGAATCCTTTGTACAATGGGCAAAAATCTGATATCTTGTTTCTCTAAAACGCAAAAAACTATCTATAACAGAGATAGCATGTTCACTTTTTAAAACTTCTTCAGTGAATATAGCATAGGTCATATGCCCCCAAAATATTTCTTGGTCAACTGAGCGATATATATTATAAATAGCTTCTTCCATGGTATCCCCTTTAGCATGTCCAATCTCTGATGGTGTTGTTTCAGGACTGGGCGTTTCAGATTTTGCAACATCGGCAAAGTTAATCAGTTGTATATAAACTTCATACTTATTATCTTTAAAATCTACACCGACTCCATGGACATAATACATTCTTTGGGGTTCAGAGACATCCCAACATCCAGAGAGAAACAGTATCATGGTAAAGCATATGGTTAAGATAATTTTTCTTTTCAATTTGTCATCCCTACTTTTAGAAGTTTGTATTTTGGAAGTTGGTACTTTCAGTTTAGACAAAAATATAGACAGTTATAATTTTAAAAAGAAGGGTTTTCTAAAAGTATTCTAATTTATACAGGAAAGAAGTGATTTTATACATGAAAAAAGCCACTCATTTGAGTGACTATTTAGTGACTAAGATTATTGGTTTTGGATTATCAAAATTAGGACCTATTGTAGCTCCAAATTTTAAAACAGCAGCATTACTAATAAAAGAGTTAGCATCTAAACATCGAGGGAATTTAAGAATTGACGTGCCCTCCGGTAATAATGAGTTAATGTCATTCTTGGAGAAGTGGGATTTGCAAAAACTAGTGAACCACCAATAATGATAAAGAATTCAATGAATATGCCATTTAGGAACCATGAATTATTTGCGATTGCTGCCCAAGTTTTTGGATAAAGAGTAATAATCCAACACTCGGTTAAAAACAGATTTCTTTGATTTTAGGAGTAGCCCATTGGAAAGCCAGTGGGAATGGACTACAACACACACTTTTGGATGAGTCAAAACATAATTACACTTGTGGTTTGAAAGCTTGATGTTTTTGAATTAGTTGATGATTTAAGTAAGTCTTTAAATCTAAAAGAGGTATACAGTCAATATATAGAATTTGAAAGTCTTTCTTCTACAGCAGAAGAAGCAATTGAAAAATATTCTTTAGACAATGAAACACCCATAAGGAGTATGCATGAATCATCCAAACCTGAAACTTAGACATTAAAGGGAAACAGCTCTCGAATGAGTAGCTGTTTTTGTTATTTCACAATTAATTCCAAAATCCCATAGTTGGTTAGCATCATTGTCTCCCACTACCATCGAGAATTGGTTGGAATTATAGTGGGGGAATTTATCATTTGTGTATATTATTTGAACAATCATTGAGAAATAATAAAAGAGATAAAATTTCTGAAACTATATGTAAACTTAAAACGTAAAAATAATGGTTTATATAACCAATTATAATTACTATTTTTTGATGCATTGGAGGATTAGGAAAATGACAGTTAGTTATTGGACAGGACAAAATCTTACATTACGAGCGATACAACCAGAAGATATCATTATATTTGAATTTTTAGATGATGAAATTCTTAGAAATATGGATTCGATTCATTTTCCTCGCTCAGCTAATAAAATGTCAGAATGGGTAGAAGAACAATCTGAAGAAGATGATGAATTCCGTTTTGTTGCAGTAGATAGAGATAATAATATTGTTGGGTTGATTGAAACATTTGATTGTGATTTGAAAAACGGTATCTTTGATTATTATTTAGCTGTATTCGAACCTTACAGGGGTAAAGGATATGCAAAAGAAATGATTCTCATGGTTCTTCGATTCTTCTTTTCAGAGCGTGCTTATCAAAAAGTAAATACAACAGTGTACTCCTTTAATGAATCATCCATACGCCTTCATGAAAAATTAGGTTTTATGAAAGAGGGTCAACTAAGAAAAATTATTTTCACTAAAGGTGCTTATTATGATGGTATTTGCTACGGAATGACAAGAGAAGAATTTGAACAAAATCATGGATCTCTATAAAAAATAATTATAGTACAGAGAGAAGTAAAATAGTGATCCAAACAAATAAAAATGGGGGGATTTTATGAAAAAAGAAAAGAAACCACTAGTTATTGCTATTGCTGCGGTTTCTGGCGGTGGGAAAACGACTATATCGACTCACCTAAACAAAAGATTAAAAAATTCTAAAATACTTTTATTTGATGAATATGATTTTGATGGTCCTGATGACATTATAGATTGGATTGACAACGGCGCTAATTATGATGAGTGGAACTTGGCTCCTCTAATTAGAGATATAGAAGCGTTACTAACTGAACCTTTAGATTACATAGTGCTGGACTTTCCGTTTGCCTATAAACACTTTGAAACGAGTAAATTCATAGATTTTGCTGTGTTTATTGATACTCCTTTGGATATTGCAATGGCACGTCGAGTATCTAGAGATTTTAAGAATAATTCGGTAGAAAATATTTTAAGGGATATGGAGATTTATATTTCACAAGGAAGGCGCGGCTATTTAGAGATGTTAGAAACAGTAAAACCGAATTCTGACATCATTGTTGATGGGACTTTACCCGTATCCGAAATTGTAAATATTCTTTCTCAATACTTAGACCAGATTTCTTAACAGTTCTATTTTCTCCATAATTCCTAAATTAAGGTGTCTCAGTAAATAATCCGTAAAATGACCTCCGTGAGGGATGGTAAAATTAAAATACTTTTTAATGTCCGATCATTTACTCTTTTAATCTTTTAAAACAAGCCCTTTTAATAATGCAGCTGCAGAGATGTGGTTGCTTTTTATGGTGGCCAAAAGAATTCAATTAGAGCAACTGCTTCTTGTGCTAACGGAGCAGGTTACTTTAAGGTGGAAAAAGTAATAAAGTATTGAATTTATATAATAGTTTTTTAGTTGTGTAAGGAGGGAAAACAATGCTTAAACAAATAATTCAAAGTTGGGATCAGTATTGTAGAGATGAAAATTTTGTTGGCATAGGTTCTACAAGAAAAGTATATAGAGTTTTAGATTATGTAATAAAAGTGCATTTACATCCAATCGGTTATAAACAATCAAAAAATGAATTAGAAATTTACACTTCAATGGTTGATAAAGGTCTCGCCCAGTTATTCGCTCAGACATACTATGTTGATGATTTCATATCTGTACAAAAATATTACAAACCTTTAGAACTAAAGAATAATCAAACGTATGAGGTAAAGGATGAAGAAAACCAATGTTTAATCCCTAATTTGTTTGATGAGGTTTTAGAAATATTAGATAAAAACTTCGATTGCTTTGATTTAGAAGACAGTAGTAATTACGGTTTAAATAATGATGGTAAACTTGTTTTTACCGATTATGGTATGACAAAGAGTTTATATGAAAAAGAGTGGGTTCCGTTAGCCGAAGAGGGCATACTTCCGCAAATACATTTTGACTTTTGCAGTGTTTGTGGATTAGAAAAGGAACTTCGTATGTACGGAGACAATGACAGAGACAAACGTTGTTATAATTGTGGTAAGGAATAAGGAGAATCAGTATGTCGTAAAGTTTGTGAATACTTAAAGTAACGGGGACGATTGTTCAATAGAGCAGTCGCTTTTTTACTAAGGAACATTTAATTAAATCGACATCAACCTAATGTAAGAGAACTTTTATCTTTCGCAACCTCTGAAAAGAATGTCGTGAAAGAATATGAATTATATTATAAATGCATTCTCCAGTAAGAGAATTATATGGATATGACCTTGAAGATGAGATTGTTAGCTGTATTGGAATAGAATTTTTAAGTTCAAACCGGTGTGAAATAAAACATATTGGAGTATCTCAAAATCATAGGGGGAGTTAGTAATGCTTGTAAGCTTCGAAGAAGTGGACAAAAGAAAGGTTTAAAATATAAAATAGACTATGCTATACAGATATAGAGAGATATTATAATTAGTTTGTGGTAAGTTATGAACAGTTTGGAAGAATATAAAATGTATGTGATTTTTTCCAATCCCATACGTCTTACTCTATGGAGGAAATATGCTTAAAGACAATTTTAAAATTAGTAATATTCCCGCAGTTTTATGGGGAGCAAAGAGTGAAAAAATTTTTATTGCAGTACATGGAAATATGTCAAATAAAGAAGATGCAGTGATTCAAATATTAGCTGAAGAAGCCAATCAAAAAGGTTATCAAGTATTAAGCTTTGATTTACCTGAGCATGGAGAAAGAAAAAATGATAATACTCCTTGCAAAGTACAGTTTTGTGTTAGTGAATTATCTATAATTATGGATTACGCAAAAGAACATTGGAAAGAAGTAAGCGTGTTTGCATGTAGTATGGGAGCTTATTTTAGCCTTTTAGCCTATCAAAATGTTGTGTTAGAAAAGGCATTATTTTTATCACCAGTAGTTAATATGGAACGAATTATCGAAAATATGATGAAATGGTTTAATGTAACACCAGAGCTTTTGCAAAAAGAAATGACTATAGAGACACCTATTGGTCAAAAGTTGTATTGGGATTATTTATGCTATGTAAAAGAACATCCTATTAATACATGGAATACAGATACATATATTATGTATGGAGCCAAAGATGAACTGTGCGAATTTGAAACTATTAACTATTTTACAAAAAAACATCGTTGTGAATTAGAAGTCATAGAAACAGGTGAACATTACTTTCATACTGAAGAACAGTTAAAGATATTTGAACAGTGGTTACACAAACATATCAATTAACAAATTACAATCTATCTAAGAACCTGTTAGAACATATAAACTGATATTATAGAGGAATTATTCACATAAACAAACGAGGTGTTTTACCTAAATAAACCACAGAAAGACCACTCCGTGATGGTGGCAATAACAATATGCAATAAATGTTCTACCGTTGAAATGCTGAAAATCATTGTGGGAGTAGGCATGGACCTATAAAATTCGAATCTTAATCATTAATTTTTTAATCTTTCAAAACATGCTCTTATATAATCAAGCAGCTGCAGATATGTGGGTGCTTTTTAGTTTGGTTGTTCATATTATATTGAATGCATTATTAATATAGTTTTATGGTAATATTATTGAGCATACATATGGGAGGTAATCTATTGTTTGAAAATGTTTCAAAACTCCAATTAACACTATCTTTTGTAATGGTTTTTATCGGTTTTTCACAAGCGTTTAGCAACTGGGGAGAAAAGAGAACGTTATCTTTATTCTTTTTGACATCTAGTATTTTAGTTTTAATTCTTGCGATTATTGCTTTAATTGACTATAGAAAACGACAAATATCTAAAGACTGAAAAGCCTCAAAATGTTCTTTACAATGTATTTAACGAAAAAAAAGATTGAAGCAAATTAGCCTCAATCTTTCTTACTCACACATTCCTTCACACGCTCGACGTATTTTATTAGCCCCAATTTAGCCCCAAGACCTAAAGATCTTATGCATTATCTTGCATTAAACAAAATGATTCGAGATGCTAAAAATAATTGGTATATCAATGGTGTGGCGACTTCAAGGAATCACCTTGCACTTACATCATTTTACGTTTGGATAAATCATTGTTGCAGGATCTACATATTCATCAAACTGTTCTTCTGTTAGTAATCCCGTGGCAATCGCTGCCTCTTTTAAAGTTGTCCCTTCTTTATGGGCTTTCTTCGCAATTTTTGCTGCATTTTCATAGCCGATATAAGGATTTAATGCTGTTACAAGCATTAATGAATTTTGTAAGTTATGATCAAGTACTTCTTTATTTGGCTCAATGCCTATTGCGCAGTGGTCGTTAAATGATTTCATTGTATCTGCTAATAGACGAGTGGATTGTAAGAAATTATAAATAATGACTGGTTTAAAGACGTTTAGTTCGAAATTACCTTGTGAAGCGGCAAAGGCAATTGTTGCATCGTTTCCAACAACCTGTGTTACTACCATTGTCATGGCTTCACTTTGAGTCGGATTGACCTTACCTGGCATAATTGAGGAGCCTGGTTCATTTTCGGGAATGGTAATTTCACCAATTCCTGAGCGAGGACCACTTGCTAACCAGCGTACATCATTGGCAATTTTCATTAAGTCTGCTGCAAGTGCTTTTAAGGCACCATGAGCAACGACAGCCTCATCATGACTTGTAAGAGCATGGAATTTATTTGCTGCAGAAGTAAAATGCTTATTTGTCAGTGCACTAATTTCGGATGCTACTCGTTCGCCAAATTCAGGGTGTGCGTTAATGCCCGTGCCAACTGCTGTACCACCAATCGCAAGTTCCTTCATGTATTCTATATTTTGGATAATCATTTGCTCGGATTTTGATAGCATTGCTGCCCAGCCACTGATCTCTTGGCCTAATGTAAGGGGAGTAGCATCCTGTAAATGTGTACGGCCAATTTTAATAATGTCTTTAAATTGCTCAGCTTTTTCTTCTAAAGTTGCTTTTAATAAACGAAGACGTGGTAATAAATAATCCTCAACCTTTAACACGGCTGCAATATGCAAAGCAGTGGGGAACGTATCATTTGAGCTTTGGGATTTATTAACATCATCATTAGGATGTATACGGTCAGCCTCTTCAGCATCTTGTAAAATCTGGTTCGCTCGATGTGCAATAACCTCATTAACGTTCATATTCGACTGTGTACCACTACCTGTTTGCCATACAACAAGTGGGAATTGATCGTCCCATTGACCATTTAAAATTTCATCAGCTGCTTGGACGATAGCGTTTGTTTTAACGGCTGAAAGTTTTCCAAGTTTATGGTTCGCGGTAGCAGCACTTTTCTTTAAAATAGCCATCGCTTGTACGAGCTCGATTGGCATATGCTCTGTACCGATTTGGAAGTTTTCCTTACTACGCTGTGTTTGAGCACCCCAAATTTTATCAGAAGGTACTTTAATTTCACCCATAGTGTCTTTTTCAATACGATAATCCATGTAATACAGCTCCTTTGTTTATGTAAATATTCCGTAAATACAGTTAAAAAACGGATATTCTTAGTCTGATGTAAGAATATCCGTTTGATACATGCTTATTTCAAAAAAGAGGGGGATTCTGAATTAAGCAATTTGGAGAAAAGAAATAATCTATTGATAATGATAATTGTTATCAATTAAAATGTCAACTATTATGTTTTCTTGAAGAGTTTTAAAATTGAGAACAGTTTGCAACCTATATTTCAATACCCATTAAAAAAATTTTAAAACGCTATCATTGCATTTATCAACGATAGCGTTATTCCTTAAACTATAAAAGGCTATCTTTTTTTCTTCCCAAGTTCTTTAATAGGCTGTTTCTTAGGTATAATTTCAAAAACGATACGTACTTGGTAATTATTGTTGTTGATTTGATTAACTTCAATAATTTTTGCTTTTCGTCCTTTAATTTTAATATTTTCTTCAACAGCAGGTAGATTGACGAGTAGCTGACTTAATACAGATGTCTTGCCTTCATAAAAATGAGTCACAAACATATCACTTTTCTCCCTTGTTCTTTTTTCAGGTAAAATAAGTTCAAAAGGTTTTACTCAATGTATGACAATCATTTGGAAAGTAGAACATTTTCTATAAGTCACAATATTGCAATATTACAAAAAGGATATACATCAGGGAGTCTTGACGAAAAGGGTGGAATGAATTATGATGTATCGAAAATGATATAACAATGATTGGAAGTAGTAGTGAATGTAGTTTGCTTTTAGAGAGATGATGGTTGGTGAAAATCATCGCAAATCATTTATGAACTCATCCAGGAGTTTTTTATGCTGAAGATAGTAGGTATAAACGGCTGCTACCGTTATAGTCAAGTGAGCTTTCTAGCTAATCAGAGTGGTACCACGGATAACTTCGTCTCTATATTTATTGGAGACGAAGTTTTTTATTTGGGAAATGAGGAGAGGAACTGGCACTTAAATGATCCAGGGGGGGAAATATGGTGGAGATAATAAAAAAGCATACAACAACAGTAGGTTTAA
This genomic stretch from Lysinibacillus pakistanensis harbors:
- a CDS encoding PepSY domain-containing protein; this encodes MQNKEDMFMVMPSYNQRISPQQAMQIAVQRVPGQIIHYGMDMENGTLVYEIFILTSQNKIYEVEVNAKTGVIRKIEEENDSD
- a CDS encoding alpha/beta hydrolase — protein: MLKDNFKISNIPAVLWGAKSEKIFIAVHGNMSNKEDAVIQILAEEANQKGYQVLSFDLPEHGERKNDNTPCKVQFCVSELSIIMDYAKEHWKEVSVFACSMGAYFSLLAYQNVVLEKALFLSPVVNMERIIENMMKWFNVTPELLQKEMTIETPIGQKLYWDYLCYVKEHPINTWNTDTYIMYGAKDELCEFETINYFTKKHRCELEVIETGEHYFHTEEQLKIFEQWLHKHIN
- the fumC gene encoding class II fumarate hydratase; this translates as MDYRIEKDTMGEIKVPSDKIWGAQTQRSKENFQIGTEHMPIELVQAMAILKKSAATANHKLGKLSAVKTNAIVQAADEILNGQWDDQFPLVVWQTGSGTQSNMNVNEVIAHRANQILQDAEEADRIHPNDDVNKSQSSNDTFPTALHIAAVLKVEDYLLPRLRLLKATLEEKAEQFKDIIKIGRTHLQDATPLTLGQEISGWAAMLSKSEQMIIQNIEYMKELAIGGTAVGTGINAHPEFGERVASEISALTNKHFTSAANKFHALTSHDEAVVAHGALKALAADLMKIANDVRWLASGPRSGIGEITIPENEPGSSIMPGKVNPTQSEAMTMVVTQVVGNDATIAFAASQGNFELNVFKPVIIYNFLQSTRLLADTMKSFNDHCAIGIEPNKEVLDHNLQNSLMLVTALNPYIGYENAAKIAKKAHKEGTTLKEAAIATGLLTEEQFDEYVDPATMIYPNVK
- a CDS encoding GNAT family N-acetyltransferase, which codes for MTVSYWTGQNLTLRAIQPEDIIIFEFLDDEILRNMDSIHFPRSANKMSEWVEEQSEEDDEFRFVAVDRDNNIVGLIETFDCDLKNGIFDYYLAVFEPYRGKGYAKEMILMVLRFFFSERAYQKVNTTVYSFNESSIRLHEKLGFMKEGQLRKIIFTKGAYYDGICYGMTREEFEQNHGSL
- a CDS encoding protein kinase, with translation MLKQIIQSWDQYCRDENFVGIGSTRKVYRVLDYVIKVHLHPIGYKQSKNELEIYTSMVDKGLAQLFAQTYYVDDFISVQKYYKPLELKNNQTYEVKDEENQCLIPNLFDEVLEILDKNFDCFDLEDSSNYGLNNDGKLVFTDYGMTKSLYEKEWVPLAEEGILPQIHFDFCSVCGLEKELRMYGDNDRDKRCYNCGKE
- a CDS encoding DinB family protein, which produces MNAIDLIHLNFNEVRRRSIKLWMSIPQDKLNWRPDDKAMSCIEMVRHVLESEYYYHQAIKNKGSIPVFESPFEKLPFNTVEDELIFAGPFRDQFIETIKSFSDEDLKTIKIDRSDVGYIRDLGDMLLRIAYHESVHTGQLLDYLRTAKVTLPNIWD
- a CDS encoding Ger(x)C family spore germination protein, which encodes MKRKIILTICFTMILFLSGCWDVSEPQRMYYVHGVGVDFKDNKYEVYIQLINFADVAKSETPSPETTPSEIGHAKGDTMEEAIYNIYRSVDQEIFWGHMTYAIFTEEVLKSEHAISVIDSFLRFRETRYQIFAHCTKDSLEEILLITPLVNKPLTSSKLSSPLNTKALETFIEPVDLRSLIIGLNEPSHEVALSLVSINESWESKNEKPAKETSVNGNCILSKDGFKGTMKGNTARGTQWMLTKKNRGDITIQVDDSERDYLTLDLEKIDLDVKPIVKNNQVTFEIDIKFNATLNGFKTKVTSDEIRKGIIKKVKEEIKTTYEEGLKLNVDIYRLSEYLYRDKVKVWKKIENDGKIPLTKESISKINVYVNKINPGRKTFEETIVE